A genomic segment from Aegilops tauschii subsp. strangulata cultivar AL8/78 chromosome 1, Aet v6.0, whole genome shotgun sequence encodes:
- the LOC109782947 gene encoding ATP-dependent 6-phosphofructokinase 6 translates to MASHIILPPDGDDDEQQRREDEENDGGGSGSGGDGEQQQQGGGNAKAAVPFSAMCVRISRDSYPNLRALRNASHASLTDAAYVKISEGDFGYVLDDVPHLADYIPDVPTYPNPLQDHPAYSTVKQYFVDEDDTVPQKVVVQKNSRRGVHFRRAGPRQRVNFESDEVKACIVSCGGLCPGLNTVIRELVCGLAHMYNVNNIFGIQNGYKGFYSSNYVAITPKTVNDIHKRGGTVLGTSRGGHDTKKIVDNIQDRGINQVYIIGGDGTQKGAYEIYKEIRKRGLKVAVAGVPKTIDNDIAIIDKSFGFDSAVEEAQRAINSAHVEACSAENGIGLVKLMGRYSGFIAMYATLASRDVDCCLIPESPFYMDGEGGLLQYVERRLKENKHMVIVVAEGAGQDIIAKSIPASDQLDASGNKLLLDIGLWLTHKIKDHFKSKKMEMTIKYIDPTYMIRAIPSNAADNVYCTLLAHSAIHGAMAGYSFTVGMVNGRHAYIPFYRVTSTRNKVKITDRMWARLLSSTNQPSFLRQKDIDEAREADRLTNKPPLPPVANQNVAKAFDQSASASSNGEI, encoded by the exons ATGGCGTCCCACATCATCCTGCCGCcggacggcgacgacgacgagcaGCAGCGGAGGGAGGACGAGGAgaacgacggcggcggcagcgggagcgggggcgacggggagcagcagcagcagggcgGGGGCAACGCCAAGGCGGCGGTGCCCTTCTCCGCCATGTGCGTGCGGATCTCCCGCGACTCCTACCCCAACCTCCGCGCCCTCCGCAACGCCTCCCACGCCAGCCTCACCGACGCCGCATACGTCAAGATCTCCGAGGGCGACTTCGGATACGTCCTCGACGACGTGCCCCACCTCGCCGACTACATCCCCGACGTCCCC ACTTACCCGAACCCATTACAAGACCACCCAGCATATTCAACTGTCAA GCAATATTTTGTCGATGAAGATGACACCGTACCACAAAAG GTTGTTGTTCAAAAGAATAGCCGCCGGGGGGTTCACTTCCGTCGTGCTGGACCCCGTCAGAGG GTTAATTTTGAGTCAGACGAAGTGAAAGCATGCATTGTAAGTTGTGGAGGCCTTTGCCCTGGGCTCAACACTGTTATCAGGGAGCTGGTGTGTGGCTTGGCGCACATGTACAATGTCAACAACATCTTTGGAATACAG AATGGATACAAGGGCTTCTATTCTAGCAATTATGTTGCTATTACACCAAAGACAGTCAATGACATCCACAAGAGGGGTGGTACAGTCCTTGGAACATCACGAGGTGGTCATGATACAAAAAAGATTGTTGACAACATTCAGGATCGGGGAATTAATCAG GTGTATATCATTGGAGGAGATGGGACTCAGAAGGGAGCATATGAGATCTACAAG GAAATCCGGAAGCGTGGCCTAAAAGTTGCCGTGGCAGGGGTTCCCAAGACAATAGATAATGACATAGCG ATTATCGACAAGTCCTTTGGTTTTGATTCGGCCGTCGAAGAGGCTCAACGTGCCATTAATTCAGCTCATGTGGAAGCTTGCAGTGCTGAGAATGGAATAGGCTTGGTAAAACTGATGGGTCGTTATAGTG GGTTCATTGCGATgtatgctactcttgcaagccgGGATGTG GATTGCTGCTTGATTCCAGAGTCTCCGTTTTATATGGATGGGGAAGGGGGGTTGCTTCAGTATGTAGAGAGGAGGCTGAAAGAGAACAAGCACATGGTTATTGTTGTTGCTGAGGGAGCAGGCCAGGATATTATTGCCAAAAGCATACCCGCTTCAGATCAGCTAGATGCATCTGGAAATAAGCTGCTTCTTGATATTGGTCTCTGGCTGACTCACAAGATTAAG GATCACTTCAAGAGCAAAAAGATGGAGATGACGATTAAATACATTG ATCCTACCTACATGATCCGAGCTATTCCGAGTAATGCAGCAGACAATGTCTACTGCACACTGCTGGCTCACAGTGCCATCCATGGCGCAATGGCGGGATACAGCTTCACTGTTGGGATGGTCAATGGCAGACATGCCTACATACCTTTCTAC AGGGTGACGTCCACACGGAACAAGGTGAAGATCACTGACCGGATGTGGGCGAGGCTGCTGTCGTCGACCAACCAGCCAAGTTTCCTGAGGCAGAAGGACATCGACGAGGCTAGGGAGGCCGATAGGCTGACCAACAAGCCTCCGCTACCACCTGTCGCCAACCAGAATGTGGCAAAAGCATTTGACCAATCTGCATCGGCTTCGTCGAACGGCGAGATATAG
- the LOC109782948 gene encoding uncharacterized protein, with the protein MARRKKLVDDSGWKDVLFANEYALLMGYLSMAVKGLGFLVLTWTTVVLLGGFVSTLQKKDFWSLTFITLAQTAGIFDVLLTEKLSYIGDSISAIISVRLALFDDHPLQRKRQVLATVVATVQQVVFVILLCPLATVYMFGLLISAGISVWRLRQHDYGSDADGLGNLKPALDILYSIALL; encoded by the exons ATGGCACGCCGTAAGAAGCTTGTTGATGACAGCGGGTGGAAGGATGTACTGTTTGCCAACGAATACGCCCTGCTCATGGGGTACCTGTCCATGGCCGTCAAGGGCCTTGGTTTTCTGGTGCTTACTTGGACCACCGTGGTTCTTTTGGGTGGCTTCGTCTCTACACTGCAGAAGAAGGATTTCTGGTCTCTTACATTCATCACCCTAGCACAAACAGCTGG GATTTTCGATGTTCTTCTGACTGAAAAGCTAAGCTATATTGGGGATTCAATTTCGGCCATTATATCTGTTCGATTGGCCCTGTTTGATGATCACCCTTTGCAGCGTAAACGCCAGGTGCTGGCAACTGTTGTAGCCACTGTTCAACAAGTAGTATTTGTCATTCTATTGTGCCCTCTGGCGACTGTCTACATGTTTGGGTTGTTAATCTCTGCGGGGATTTCTGTGTGGCGTCTGAGGCAACATGATTACGGGAGTGATGCCGACGGACTTGGAAACCTGAAGCCGGCGCTCGACATCTTGTATTCCATTGCTCTACTCTAG